ACATATCGCCCGGTAATCCGGACTCGCAAGCTTTGCAGGATCTTCTCTTGCTTGTTGCTGACTCCATCAGTCGGATCAATGATGATATTGTGTATATTTCTGGTTTGAATGAGAAACCTAGCGATTGTAATGGAAAAATATGAAACGCCTGAAATGGGGGTAGTGATGAGTGTCATGCTATTTAGAGGATGTTATTGACTCTAACAATTTTAGCCGTTTAATTTATCCGAGTGAATTTCAACGTTGAAAAACTGTTGGGGTATTGGGGAGCCGGGCTTTCAACTGTCCTTGCCATCCTGAAGATTTATGATTTTTACTACGACAGAGTACACATCAAGGTGAAAGTGAAGGGCGGATGGAGAGCTGGGCCGGTCAGCCCTTATGGAGATAAAGATCTTATTTTGATTTCAGTCTGTAACGAAGGAAGGAGATCGGCCACTATAACGAAAGCAGCCCTATTAATGCCGCGGACGATTGACCACAAGTATGTGGTTTGTCTTGATTCTATCACGGCGGTGAGGCCTGTAGACCTTACTGAAGGAAAAGCTCACGACTATGTGATAGTTGAAGATGAAGTCAAAAAGCTAGGAAGCATTAACCCTCAAAAATATGTAGCAGTTGTTTATGATGCCACAGGAAAAGGTTATTGGTCTCATGGTCCAATCAGAAGATTGTGGCGGGTAGGGAGATGGGCATAGACACAGACGCGGTCAACTACAGGAGGGTGAAACATCTCTTATTGGCTGTTGCCTAATTCTCCATGAATATTGCTGAGGTAAAATTGAAAATCGATGCTAGCCAACCTTCTCATATAGATTTGATAAGGTTAATGGTAGCGATTAACGATATTCAACGAGCAAACCGTTGCATGATTGCCGATATTGTTCCGCCACCAAATGTTCCAGTAATTGGTTTTGATAAGGATTCTAGAGGTTACAATTTATATTTTGTTCGTCTGGTTTGTGGTCACCTAAAAGAAGGATTGAATGCTTTTAGAAAACTTGTCCAGGACCCTATTGCGAGAAAAATTATTCTTAACTGGGAGGGAGAAAAAAAACGAGTTTACGAAGTTTTGTGTAAAGCTTCTGACCCTAACGATCCTCAATGTTTTTTTAAAAAGGAACTTGCCGACTTGCGAGATGATGCCTGTTTTCATTATCCGTATGAAAAATTCCAAAACCAAATTACAAATGATTCTAAAGAAGGACTTCCTGCAATTATTTATGCAGGAGAAACTTATGGAGAAACTTATTATCGATATGCTGACGATCTCATTGCTAGAATCATTTTTAAAACCGCAAATGGAACTGAGGATGGATTTAAAGCTCTCATTGCACAGGTGAGAGATCTTCAAAGAGATTTAACTATATTTGTTGACGCCTATTTATCGGACTCCGGATTGATAGACGGATGATCCAGGTATTTCTAAATTAAAACTGCGCCTGCGATTGTCCTTATGTGAATTAGGCTAACAAAAATCCTGCTGAAAGATGGTCCTTTCTATTGAAAAACTCATAGAGTTAGTTGCCCATGTATTTGTTTATATCCGGTACGAATTCCCAGTATTGCTGGAATGAATAAAATCAAAAAGGTTTTAATTCGAAATCCCATTCTTTGTTCCTCATGAATCCCAAGTAAGCCTGGCGCGAAGAAACTTATGATGAGGATAATCGCAAGCGTAAGAATGAATATCGTTAGAACGGATGGAGGGCTTTCACTTTCCTCTTTTATTTTTGTAATGGGAAACCAATAGGCGGCGCTCATAATCAGCCAAAGTAAGACTGCTTGGACCACCGAGCGCATGATTTCCCACCATTCCATAGGAATTGTCCTTGTTGACTGCGTAGGTTCTTATTTTTATGCCTTGTGTTTCAAGGCAATTTCGAAGCCGGCAGGATCCTTTCCGATAATTTCGTCCCCAAAATAAGTATCGGTTTCGATTTGTCGAAGATGTCCGACGAGATAATCCCAGCTTCGCTTCGTCGTTCGTTGAACAATGCCAAAATAGGTGTAGTCCTCCGACCGTCGGGAAGGAGAAATGCAATCCACCAGTCGAACTTCGAGAAGCCCCGCTTCTTTTTCCCTACGAGGATGGATGTAAATCGTCTCGCCGATAAAATATTCCGGAGCATTCTCCCCCTTGGGCTTTTTCTTGCTCCGAGATTTTGGAGCTTCGAGTCCAAGCTCGATCAACCGTTGATGAGTCAGTTTGTCGTCGATGCGTCTATGTTTCCGACTGAGTTGCTTGGCTTCTTGCCTGGGACCCCGAAAAGCGCCGCGGCCTTTCTTTGAACCACTATGTTCCGTCTTTAAGTATCTCATGGGTATTCTTTCTGAATCATGCGACCGCACTGATGCCGTATTTCTCAACCAGTGAAAGTAATTTAAGGGCCGGGCCAGAAGGGCGCTTTTCTCCGCGCTCCCACTTGCTAACCAGGCTTATCGTGACGTTCAGATAATTGGCGAAGACTGCCTGGCTTACATGTTCCCTCTGGCGAAGCGCCTTGATCTTCTTCGGCGTCAGGGGCTGGATGGGCGTCAGGCACGATTCGTCAAAGCGGCGCATTGTTTGCTTGTCGATCATGCCGGCTTCATGAAGATCGCCTGCAGTTTCGTGAATGGCGGCTTTGACTCCTTTTTGGTACGTCTGATTCATCTAACCGACCGATTTCTCCAAAATCTCCTCGACGAGACGATTCAACGACTTGCCGTTGCCTTCAGCCTTGAGGACCAGGGCCTTATGAATCTGAGGTCGGATGCGTGTCATGAACTTTCCTGAATATTTCTTCGTGGCTACCGGCTCCGGAATGGGATTTCCCGCCGCCTTGGCGCCCATGATCCAGGACTCGATGGCATCTTCGGCATTGCGAGCCGCTTCTTCAAAGGTCGTTCCGTGCGTGGCACAGCCCGGAAGTTCGGGGACCTCCGCGATATAGGCGTCATCTTCCGGAGACCAGTAGATTCTCACCCCGTATTTGTATCCGCTTTTCTTTTTTGCTTTCATAACAGCCCTCCTTTTTTCAGGACCGCCTTCACTTGCTTTTGCTGGTACGGCTTAATCTCTTTGCTGTGAGTCGCTATCGTTATTGGGTCGAAACCGGCTCGAAACCATACTTCGTGAGAGCCCTTTCCGCCTATTTTGTTGAAGCCAACCCGCTTTAGGAGCGTCTCCAGTTCCGCTTTTTTGATCGTTTCATTTTCAAGTTTTGCCAGGAGTTTCTTGTTGTTGCCCACTTCTGCATAGTATCAAAATTGATATTACTTGCAAGGGTCGATTGACGGGGATTTATGAAACAAAATGTGAGGGGTAACGAGGCAGGCCGGGGGCATAATTGGGGGCAATATTTAAAATCGTATAAATAAAATTTATTAATTACAATGACTTATGATGGTTATTCCATAGCCGCCAGCTCCACACCAAACCGCCGAAAGGCGGTTTTTTTTTAGCGCCTCACAATGGTCAGGCATAGACCGGACTTCGGATTGACCGTTTTAACAAAACGATCGATGAAATCGATTCCAGGCATGGATCGCCCCGTCTCATACTGGGCATATGCCCCATGTGCCGTATAATCCATCGCCTTGGCGACTTCGCGAACCGACAGATTTTTGGCTTCTCTTTGCCGTTTGAGGAATAGCGCCATCAAACGAGCCGGCTCGTTGGAAGATACAAGAAAATCCTTTGGGCCTGTGGACTCCACGATAACCTTAAAACCGTTCTTGTTTGCCAGGGTCTCGATCGCATCGGCGATCATTTTTAGGGCTTCCTTTTTGCTTCTGCCTTGCGTCGCTAAGTCCAGTTCGGGGACTTCGACCATCCAAAACTTGCCATCCTTTTGCAGCTTACCCGTAAAATACATAGGACCTCCTATTTCCCCTTGGGCGGATTGTTCTCCGCCTTCTTCAAGATCTTCTTTGCGAGGATTTCTCCGATCTCGCTATGTCTAGGAACCGGTTCTTCCATATCGCCATTCGTCCAAACTTCGTGGTTTCCACCTTGCCTTTTTAGCCACCAGCCGAATGCTTTAAGCTTTCTTTCCACCTCCCGTTTTTTCATTTGAGGATTGTATATATATTTACATACAAATCAAGTAATGAAAGGAGGGGGTAGGGTGTTAGGGTGGTGAAATAATTGGGGGTTAAACTCAGGGAGTTGATGTGAAAATAAGTAATTGCAGGCAATTATGTGTCCTCACCGCTCCACCACCACCTCAATCCTCCCCGCCCGAACCGCCTTTTTGAACAATCCGTAATCCCGCTCGTTCTGGTCGGCGTAGGCCTCCGCGAAATCCGCCACGGCCTCGTCCAAGACGTCGCTTTTCCCCATGTAGCCGGAAAGGAGCGCCGCCGTTCCGGAGCGCGCGTGGGCCCGGGCCAGCGCCCAACCGCAGGCCCCGCCGTACTCCGCCAGGTGCTGGGCGTTGAAGATCTCCACCAAGGGCTTCAGCTTGAAGTCGCGCAATTGCCGAATGTAAAAATCCTTGCCCCGGCTCGAACGGGCCCATCCCAGGAAAATATCGCTGGCCGCCTGCATGATGCGCTGCCCGACCACCACCCGTTGTCCGTGATTTTTGAATGGGCTCTTCCCGGAGTAGGGCTCCAAAACTGAGGACCGCGCCTCCTTGATTTGCAAAATGAGGGGGTCGCCCTCCTGCGAAAGAAACAAGGCTACCATGCAAATCGTCCCCACGCTCCCGATGCCGACCACCTTGATCGCAACGTCGGCGAGTGAATAGCGGTCGTACAAGATCCGCCGTTCGTGCGGCAGGGAGTCCCGATACATCTTGAAGCCGTCATGGACGCGACGGGCGATATCGGGAAATTTCTTTTTATCCGCGTGGTAAATGAAGGGCGGGTCGTCCTTGAACAGGGTTCGGCCGTCCTTCTCCTCCACCAATTTGGGAAAATCCGCCTCCGCGGAGGTCTTGCTGACGGCTTTCTTCAAGCGCTTGCGTCTCAACTTGAGCATTTCCGGGTCCTGGGTGGTTTCGATCAAGGCCTTGGCGTCTATCGAAGCGTACCAAGCCTCCAGCACATTCATCTCGGCGAGCTCGAGCATGCGCTCCCGATAGGATCGAACGGTCGCCAGGGCCGCCTCGCGGCATTGAGGCTTCGACAATCCATTGTTGCGCCCCGCGATGACGAAACTCGCCGCCAGGCGCTTTAGGTCCCACTCCCAGGGCGCGGGGTGAGTCTCGTCAAAGTCGTTGATGTCGAAAATCACCCGGCGTTCCGGGGTGCCGAATCCCCCAAAATTGAGCAGGTGGCAGTCCCCGCAGGCCTGCAGGGTGATTCCGTTGCGGGCCGTGTGCGCCAAATCCGCCGCCATAATCGCGGCGGCGCCCCGGTAAAAGGTGAAGGGAGAGGCGAGCATGCGACCGTATCGAATGGGGATCAGCTCGGGAAGACGGCCTTTGCTGGACTTGGTCAAGATATCGACGGGGTCGGGGCGTGAGGCATGAACCTGGTATGTCGCTTGCGACTTTCGGGAGGTCTTTTGGCGCAATCGCTTGCCGGCATCGAATAATTCATGCCGGGCGATCAAGGCGGGTTGAGCGATCTCTTTGGGGGACATCTTTGGTGCCATGTTTAGGCCTACAGATCCCTTCAACAACGCAAGGTATTAAAATGGTAGGCTTGGGGAACGTCTCATGCAAGCCGAGAATGAATGTATCCTGTGTCCTTATGAATACTTCGGCGGCGGGTCGTGCCGCGCCGGTCCGCAGCAAAATCGTATCCCTTGCCTCCCGAACCTTTTCAAAATACCCTGAACCAGCCTCCAAGCCCCACATCCCGGAGCCTGCTTCGTGAAAGCCCAGCCTAATTCCAACAATCTCTTCGGCCTCACGACCGTCATCGTCCTCCTCGTCTCCGTCGACGCGATGGACAGCATCATGGTGGGGACGGCCATGCCGACAATCCTCGCCAGCCTCGGCGGCATCGGTTGGTACGGTTGGACGGTGGGCGCCTTCGGGCTGGCCAGCTTCGCCGCGATTCCCATCTTCGGCCACCTCACCTCGCGCTGGAGATTGCGCAACGTCATCTTCCTAGCCCTGGGACTCTTCCTCCTCGGTTCCGTCGCCGCGGCCTTGGCGCCGAAGATGAAATTGCTCGTCGGCGCGCGGGTCCTGCAGGGACTCGGCATGGGCGGGATCACCGCGCTGCCCTTCGCCATCATCTCCACCCAATATCCCTCGCAGCACCGCGCCAAGCCGCTGGGCCTGATCTCGCCGGTCTTCGTGGTCTGCGGCCTGCTGGCCCCCTTCCTCGCCTCCCAGCTCCTCGAGCGCGCGGCCTGGCCCTGGGTCTTTTGGATCAACATCCCCTTGGTGCTGATCATCGGCGCCCTCGTGTTTCGCATGCTGCCGCCGACGCCGCCGGCCGCCGCCGCGGGGCCCGCAGCCAAGATGAATCTCTTGGGCCCCATCCTGTTCAGCGTCCTAGCCGGCTTCTCCCTCAAGGCCTTCACCTCGGTCTGGCCGGTGAACCTGATCCAATGGGGGGTCGCCGTGGCGGCCTTGGCCGTCTTCGTCTGGCACGAGCGCCGCCACCCCAATCCCTTCATCCCCGCCGACGCCTTCAGCCTCGCCAAGCCGCTCGGCGCAATCTTCCTGGCGGTGATTTTGGTGCGGGCCTGCTTCGGCGCGGCGCGCATCTACGTCCCGCTCCTGCTGGAAGGCGTCTGGGGCCTGAACGCCCTGGCCGCGGGCTTCAGCCTCACCCTGGCCTCGCTCACCTGGAGCGGCGGCGGATTTTTCGTCGCGGCCAAGCGGGCGACGCGAACGCCGCTCGCGAAGTGGGGGACCCTGCTCATCGTCGCGTCCCTCGCCATGCTCTTGGCGGTCCTGTGGACCCAAAGCGAGGTGCTGCTCGCCTACGGCCTCTGGGCCTTGGTCGGCTTAGGCATGGGCGTCGCCACCTCGATCTACAGCGCCGCCGCCATGCAGCTCGCCGAGGCCTACCCGCGGGGCGTGACCGGCTCGACCCTGCAGCTGGGCACGGCCCTCGGCAGCGCGCTGGGACCGGCCGCCGCCAACACCATCGCCCAGCTGGGATTTTCCAAGGGCTTCGACCCGAAGCTCTTGGACGAGGGCGCCTTGACCGGCGCCTCGCTGCGCTCGCTCCTGCTCGGCGCCAGTTTCGCGCAGGGGCTGGCGATTGTCTTGGCCCTCGCCAGCATCTTGATGGCTTGGCGCTTCTTTCGCTCGCAGCGGCCGGCGGCGGGGAAGGGAGGGGAGGCGGGGTGAAAGAGCTCGTCGTGTCGCTCGAGACGCCGCGGCTGCGGCTGCGCCCCTGGAAGGACTCCGACCTCGAGCCCTTCGCGAGGCTCAACGCCGATCCCCGCGTCATGGAGTTTTTTCCGAAAACGCTGAGCCGCGAGGAGAGCGACGCCGTGGCCGCGGCGATCCGCGCGCGCTTCGACGCCTGGGGCTACGGTTTCTGGGCGGCGGAATTGAAGTCGAGCGGCGCCTTTATCGGATTCATCGGCCTCTCCCACCCGAGCTTCCAGGCCCACTTCACGCCTTGCACCGAGATCGGCTGGCGGCTGGACCCCGCGTATTGGGGCCAAGGCCTCGCCACCGAGGGGGCGCGGGCCGCGGCGGCCTTCGCCTTCGACACCCTGCGATTGCCCGAGTTGGTTTCCTTTACCGTCCCCGCCAATCTCCGCTCGCGGGCCGTGATGGAGCGCCTGGGCATGCGGTGGGACCCCGCCGAAGACTTCGACCACCCCGGCCTGCCCGAGGGGCATCCGCTGCGACGCCACGTCCTGTATCGCCTGAAATCTCCCCAGTAGAATTTATTTCCGGCTCACCACCGCCAGCCAGGGCTGCTCGTGCCGGGGCTTGCCGGCGGGGCGGTAATAATGACGCAGCACCGTGAAGCCGGCGGCCTCGAGGTAGCGGCGGTAGGCCTCGAATTCCATGAAGGTGCCGTAGCGGCCGCCCTGCCAGCCCTCGTCTTGGCCGCGGGGATTGGAAGAGAACAAGACCCCGCCGGGGCGCAGGCTGGTCCAAAACTCGCGAAGGACCCGCGGCAGTTCCTGGGAAGGGACGTGGAAGAGGCTGGCGTTGGCGAAGATCCCGTCGAAACCCTCCGCCGGCAGCTCCAATTTCAAGAAATCCTGCTGCCACACCTCGCAGCCGGAATGCTCGCGCGCCATTCTGCAGAAGGCGGGACAGCCCTCCAGGCCGACCGTGCGGTGGCCAAGGCGGGCGAAGGCGGCCAGGTCGCGGCCCGGGCCGCAGCCGAAGTCGAGGATGTCGTAGCGCTCCTTCGGCGGCAGCGCCTCCAAGAGGGCCTGGATGTTCTGCCGGACGTCGTGGTCCTTCGTGCCCTCCCAAAAATCCGCCGCGCGGCCCTCGTAGTCGGCGAGCGTCCGTTGAGAGATCTCTTCTAAGGTTTGCGGGTCTAAGGTCGTTCGCACCATGCCAAAGCATCCTCCAGGCGGTCGTCGCCCCAAAACAGCTCTTCGCCGACCACGAAGGAAGGCGCCCCGAAGATGCCCAGCGACTTCGCCCGTTCGGTCTGCGCGCGCAGCGCGGCCTTGTTTGCCTCGGCCTCGGCGCGCTTCAAGACCTCCGCGGGTTCTAGGCCCAGGCCGGCAAGCAGCGGGGATAAGACCTCAAGTCGGCCGATGTCCAAGTCCTCGACGAAATTCGCCGCGTAGACCCGGCGCGAAAATTCCGGCGCCCAGCCCTCGCCGGCGCCGAGCAGCGCGATGCGCGCGGCCGGCAGGCCGTTGCGCGGAAACTGCGAAGGCCTGCGGAAGGCCAGCCCGTAGCGCCCCGCGCGCCGCTCCAGGTCGCGCCACATGTAGCGGCCCTTGACCGGAAAGTGATTGAAGGGCGAATCCGTCCAGCCCTGCTCTTTAAAGATCGGCCCCAGCAGGAAGGGGCGCCAGCGCACCTCGATCCCGCGCGCTCGGGCGAGCGATTCGATGCGCAGCGCCGACAGGTAGGAATAAGTGCTGGCGAACTCGTAGAAAAATTCCAAGGTCCTCACCGGGCCCACCGGGGTTTGACTATTTTGGGAAATCGGGTTCATCTGTAGGTGAGGATGTCTCAATGACGCGAAAAAGTCTAATGCCTGTTCGGGAAGATTATATTTCGACACCCCTGGGCGTGATGAGTGTCGAGTACTCTCCGGAGGGGAATCTTCTAAGACTCGAGTTTATGCCGTCGGATTCGGAATCAAGCTCTGCTAGTCCCGTCGTTAGTTCCAAGGCCTCGTCCTTGTCCCTCCAAATAGGAGAATATTTCGCGGGGGCGCGCCGCGACTTCGACATCCCGCTCGCCCCCGAGGGCACCGAATTTCAAAGGCGGGTCTGGGAAGAGCTGCGCCGCATTCCTTGCGGGAGTACCATTTCCTACGCCGAGCTGGCGCGGCGCCTCGGCGACCCGCGGGCCGTTCGCGCCGTCGCCCGGGCCAACGCCCTCAACCCCATCGCCATCCTGATCCCCTGCCACCGCGTCATCGGCAGCGACGGGACCCTGACCGGCTATGCGGGCGGGCTGGAGCGCAAGGCGCGCCTCTTGGAGTTGGAGGGCGCGATCGTGCCCCCGGAGCGACGACAAATTTCCTTGTTTCCCCAAGTTTAAGTTCTAAACTAAGGGCCGCACGGGGCTCATTTTAACGGGAGGTTCGCCATGAGAAGGTTCTCTATCTTCATTTTATTCTTGGCCGTCTCGGCCTTGCCGCTTGGCTCCGGCTTCGCGGCCAAGGCGAAAAAGTCCCCCGCGGACGCGCCCTTCGAGACCCTCAAGTCTCTCCAGGGCACCTGGAAGGGGCAGATCGAGATGGACGGAAAGAAGGAAGAGGCGACGCTGGTCTATAAGGTCACTTCGGGCGGGACCGCCCTCGAAGAGACTATCTTCGCCGGCAGTCCCAAGGAGATGGTTTCGGTCTACTTCCAAGATAAAGACCGCGTGATGATGACCCACTACTGCGCGCTCGGCAACCAGCCCCGCATGCAGGTCACCGAATCGGCCAAGGGCAAGATTCGTTTCGAGATGGTCGACGCCACCGGGATGAAGACGCCGCAGGACCCCCACATGGGCGGGCTGACCCTCACCCTCAAGGACAAGGATCGCTTCGAGCAGGCCTGGGTGCATTACAATCCCGACGGCACCAGCAACACCTCGGTCTTCGCCTGGGAGCGGGTAAAATAATCGCCGCGTTTGACCTGTTACCGATTGCTCCTGCTCTGCCGAGAGAGGAAGATTCCGGTGATCGGCCTCAATATTTACTCCGGCGGGAATAAAATCAGTTTTTCAACAGCTTAATAGCCCCGGTCGCCGACGCGGCGGATGGCGCGACGCCCGAAGATCGCCGCGGGCGAGCGGTAGTGCTTGAACTCGAGCAGGTTGCCCGAGGGGTCTTGCAGGAAGAAGGTGCGGTGCTCGACGGGGGTGCCGGGGAAACGCACCTTCGGCTCTTGGTAGAATTTCAATTTTTTGCGTCGCGCCCGGGCGAGCAGCCGCTTCCAGGCCGCGAGGGTGGGGAAGACCAAACCGAAATGCCGCGGGTAGATCCCGCGCTGCGCCCGCGGCTCGCGGTCGCTGAGCTGGGCCACGATCTGATGGCCGCCCAGCTGGAGGATCAGCGAGTGCTTCGACTCGCGGCCGGCCTTGCAGCCCAAGGACAAGTAGAACTTCTTCGCCGCGGCCAGGCTGCGCACGGGAAAGGCCAGGTGGAAGCGAGGTTCAGCCATGGGCTCGGCCTCGCTTGCGGTAGTCGCGGTAAATTCGGTGCACGTAGCGCCCGAGGGCGGAGTCGGCCCATTGCGCGTTCAGCTTCCTCAATGGCTCCGGCAGGCTGTCGATCGCGGGCCAGGGATAGTCGTGCTCCGGTGGCGTGAAGAGCGGCGCCAGGAGCGCCGCGGCCGCCATGTCGGCGCGGCCGAAGCGGCCGCCGACCAGAAATTCCCGGCGCGCCACCTCGCGGTCCAGGCGCCGCAGAGCCTCGTCGAGGGCCTGCTTCGAGCGCTTCACCGGATCGGGGTAGATGTTCATACTCTTGCGCATCAGTCGCTTTACCAAGGGATAGGTGAAGAAATATAAATATTTTCCGTACCAGGCCTGCTGCTCCAAGATCAGCTTCGGCATCAGGCTGGGCTCGTCGAGCAGGTAGTGATAGAAGTAGCGCCGCAGGTGCTTGCCGACCTCGGCGTCGCAATATTCCTCCCACTCCAAGGCCTCCTTTTGCTCCCCGGCCTTCTCCGGGATCAGGGGAGGGGAGGGGATGGCCGTCTCGAGAAACTCGAGAATGTTCGTCGAGTCCTGCAGGATCTTGCCCTCGTAGTCCAGGATCGGGACGCAGGTGCGCTTGGCCAGGCGCTTGGTGGTGAGGATGTGCGGGCCGGGCAGGAGGTTGACGATCTCGTAGGGCAAGCCCTTGTAGTCGAGGGCCCAGCGGCTCTTCTCGCAGTAATGAGAGATGGGAAATTGGTAGAGTCGGATCATCCGGGATCCTTAGGAGACGAAGGCCTTGACGCCCGCCCTGATCTGATCTTGACTGGGCGTTCCAAGCGCATCATGGGCCCAAGCCCTCCGCATTTCAAGGGAGAAACATGCCGTCGCAAATCTACAAACCCGAAAAGGTCCAAGGCCCCTTCGACGCTATCGTGATCGGCTCCGGCATCGGCGGGCTGGCCGCGGCCGGGCTGCTGGCCCGCGAAGGGCGCAGGGTCCTCGTCCTCGAGCGGCATTACGTCGCGGGGGGCTTCACCCACACCTTCTCCCGCAAGGGCTACGAGTGGGACGTCGGCCTGCACTACGTCGGTGAGGTGCACCGGAAAAATTCGATCCTGGCGCGGGTCCTCGAGGCCCTGACCGGCGGCGCGCTGCAGTGGAACAAGATGCCGGCGGTCTACGACCGGGCCTGCTTCGGCGAAGAGGTCTTCGACTACGAGGCGCCGCGAGAGCGGCTTCGGCAGAGGCTAGAAGAAAGATTTCCCCGCGAGCATGGGGCCATCACCGAGTATTTCCGCCTGGTCGACGAGGTGAACGGCGCGGCGAAGAGCTTCTACATGGCCAAGGCCCTGCCCGCGGCGCTGGGCGCCCTGGCGGGTGGGCTGCTCTCGCGGCGTTTTCATCGGCTTTCCGACTGTACCACCTACGAGGTGCTCTCGGGCCTGACCTCCGACCCCAAGCTGATCGGCGTCCTGACCGCGCAGTACGGCGACTACGGCCTGCCGCCCAAGCAGAGCAGCTTCGCCATCCATGCCCTGGTGACCCGGCACTATTTCGACGGCGGGAATTACCCCGTCGGCGGCTCGGGCCGCATCGCCGAGACGATGGCGCCGGGCATCGAGGCGGCGGGTGGACAGATCCTGGTGAAGGCCGAGGTGCGCGAGATCTTGCTGCGTGGGGGACGCGCGGCCGGCGTGAGGCTGAGCGACGGCCTCGAGATTGCCGCGCCGCTCGTGATCAGCGACGCGGGGGCGGGCAACACCTTTATGCGCCTCATCCCCGAGTCGGAAGGGCGCGTCGCCAAGATTCGCCGGGCCCTGCGCGAGATCAGGCCCTCGGCCGGCCACCTCTGCCTCTACGCCGGGCTCAAGCACTCCGGCGCCGAGCTGGGGATCACGCCCACCAATTACTGGATCTACCCCGGCTACGACCACGACCGAAACCTCGAGCGTTTCCGCCGGGACCCGGAAGCCCCTTTGCCGGTCTGCTATCTTTCCTTTCCCTCCTTCAAGGACCCGGCCTGGGAGGCGCAGCATCCGGGGCGCTCCACGATCGAGGCCATCACCTTCGCGCCTTACGACTGGTTCCGGCGTTGGGAGGCGACCGAGTGGCGCAAGCGCGGCGCCGACTACGAGGCCCTCAAGGAGCGTTTCGCCCGGCGCCTGCTCGAGCAGTTGGACCGCTGGGTCCCGGAGGTTCGAGGCAAGATCGATTACTACGAGCTCTCCACGCCGCTCTCGACGCGGCACTTCGCCAACTACCCGGAGGGCGAGATCTACGGACTCGACC
The window above is part of the Deltaproteobacteria bacterium PRO3 genome. Proteins encoded here:
- a CDS encoding glyoxalase → MAEPRFHLAFPVRSLAAAKKFYLSLGCKAGRESKHSLILQLGGHQIVAQLSDREPRAQRGIYPRHFGLVFPTLAAWKRLLARARRKKLKFYQEPKVRFPGTPVEHRTFFLQDPSGNLLEFKHYRSPAAIFGRRAIRRVGDRGY
- a CDS encoding type II toxin-antitoxin system HicA family toxin, which produces MKKREVERKLKAFGWWLKRQGGNHEVWTNGDMEEPVPRHSEIGEILAKKILKKAENNPPKGK
- a CDS encoding type II toxin-antitoxin system HicA family toxin, translating into MGNNKKLLAKLENETIKKAELETLLKRVGFNKIGGKGSHEVWFRAGFDPITIATHSKEIKPYQQKQVKAVLKKGGLL
- a CDS encoding methylated-DNA--[protein]-cysteine S-methyltransferase, producing MPVREDYISTPLGVMSVEYSPEGNLLRLEFMPSDSESSSASPVVSSKASSLSLQIGEYFAGARRDFDIPLAPEGTEFQRRVWEELRRIPCGSTISYAELARRLGDPRAVRAVARANALNPIAILIPCHRVIGSDGTLTGYAGGLERKARLLELEGAIVPPERRQISLFPQV
- a CDS encoding MFS transporter, translated to MKAQPNSNNLFGLTTVIVLLVSVDAMDSIMVGTAMPTILASLGGIGWYGWTVGAFGLASFAAIPIFGHLTSRWRLRNVIFLALGLFLLGSVAAALAPKMKLLVGARVLQGLGMGGITALPFAIISTQYPSQHRAKPLGLISPVFVVCGLLAPFLASQLLERAAWPWVFWINIPLVLIIGALVFRMLPPTPPAAAAGPAAKMNLLGPILFSVLAGFSLKAFTSVWPVNLIQWGVAVAALAVFVWHERRHPNPFIPADAFSLAKPLGAIFLAVILVRACFGAARIYVPLLLEGVWGLNALAAGFSLTLASLTWSGGGFFVAAKRATRTPLAKWGTLLIVASLAMLLAVLWTQSEVLLAYGLWALVGLGMGVATSIYSAAAMQLAEAYPRGVTGSTLQLGTALGSALGPAAANTIAQLGFSKGFDPKLLDEGALTGASLRSLLLGASFAQGLAIVLALASILMAWRFFRSQRPAAGKGGEAG
- a CDS encoding type II toxin-antitoxin system HicB family antitoxin translates to MKAKKKSGYKYGVRIYWSPEDDAYIAEVPELPGCATHGTTFEEAARNAEDAIESWIMGAKAAGNPIPEPVATKKYSGKFMTRIRPQIHKALVLKAEGNGKSLNRLVEEILEKSVG
- a CDS encoding DNA-binding transcriptional regulator, with translation MNQTYQKGVKAAIHETAGDLHEAGMIDKQTMRRFDESCLTPIQPLTPKKIKALRQREHVSQAVFANYLNVTISLVSKWERGEKRPSGPALKLLSLVEKYGISAVA
- a CDS encoding 2-hydroxychromene-2-carboxylate isomerase, with product MNPISQNSQTPVGPVRTLEFFYEFASTYSYLSALRIESLARARGIEVRWRPFLLGPIFKEQGWTDSPFNHFPVKGRYMWRDLERRAGRYGLAFRRPSQFPRNGLPAARIALLGAGEGWAPEFSRRVYAANFVEDLDIGRLEVLSPLLAGLGLEPAEVLKRAEAEANKAALRAQTERAKSLGIFGAPSFVVGEELFWGDDRLEDALAWCERP
- a CDS encoding GNAT family N-acetyltransferase, translating into MKELVVSLETPRLRLRPWKDSDLEPFARLNADPRVMEFFPKTLSREESDAVAAAIRARFDAWGYGFWAAELKSSGAFIGFIGLSHPSFQAHFTPCTEIGWRLDPAYWGQGLATEGARAAAAFAFDTLRLPELVSFTVPANLRSRAVMERLGMRWDPAEDFDHPGLPEGHPLRRHVLYRLKSPQ
- a CDS encoding helix-turn-helix domain-containing protein, with the translated sequence MYFTGKLQKDGKFWMVEVPELDLATQGRSKKEALKMIADAIETLANKNGFKVIVESTGPKDFLVSSNEPARLMALFLKRQREAKNLSVREVAKAMDYTAHGAYAQYETGRSMPGIDFIDRFVKTVNPKSGLCLTIVRR
- a CDS encoding class I SAM-dependent methyltransferase; amino-acid sequence: MVRTTLDPQTLEEISQRTLADYEGRAADFWEGTKDHDVRQNIQALLEALPPKERYDILDFGCGPGRDLAAFARLGHRTVGLEGCPAFCRMAREHSGCEVWQQDFLKLELPAEGFDGIFANASLFHVPSQELPRVLREFWTSLRPGGVLFSSNPRGQDEGWQGGRYGTFMEFEAYRRYLEAAGFTVLRHYYRPAGKPRHEQPWLAVVSRK
- a CDS encoding DUF2252 domain-containing protein is translated as MTKSSKGRLPELIPIRYGRMLASPFTFYRGAAAIMAADLAHTARNGITLQACGDCHLLNFGGFGTPERRVIFDINDFDETHPAPWEWDLKRLAASFVIAGRNNGLSKPQCREAALATVRSYRERMLELAEMNVLEAWYASIDAKALIETTQDPEMLKLRRKRLKKAVSKTSAEADFPKLVEEKDGRTLFKDDPPFIYHADKKKFPDIARRVHDGFKMYRDSLPHERRILYDRYSLADVAIKVVGIGSVGTICMVALFLSQEGDPLILQIKEARSSVLEPYSGKSPFKNHGQRVVVGQRIMQAASDIFLGWARSSRGKDFYIRQLRDFKLKPLVEIFNAQHLAEYGGACGWALARAHARSGTAALLSGYMGKSDVLDEAVADFAEAYADQNERDYGLFKKAVRAGRIEVVVER